Proteins found in one Arachis stenosperma cultivar V10309 chromosome 8, arast.V10309.gnm1.PFL2, whole genome shotgun sequence genomic segment:
- the LOC130945075 gene encoding NAC domain-containing protein 2-like — protein MASELQLPPGFRFHPTDEELVLHYLCRKCTSQPIAVPIIAEIDLYKYDPWDLPGMASYGEKEWYFFSPRDRKYPNGSRPNRAAGTGYWKATGADKPIGQPKPVGIKKALVFYSGKAPKGDKTNWIMHEYRLADVDRSVRKKNSLRLDDWVLCRIYNKKGSIEKQQPSSGVSTVVNQRAESSEVEDKKPDIVPRGGGGGVLPPHPPTAQASAGGVTTDYMYFDNSDSVPKLHTDSSCSEQVVSPEFASEVQSEPKWNEWDKNLESAYNYLDATLTNGFGFPFQGNNQMSPLQDMFMNLPKPF, from the exons ATGGCATCGGAGCTTCAATTGCCGCCTGGATTTCGATTCCATCCAACAGATGAAGAACTCGTGTTGCACTATCTCTGCCGTAAATGCACTTCACAACCGATTGCTGTTCCGATTATTGCCGAGATCGACCTTTATAAATATGATCCCTGGGACCTTCCTG GTATGGCTTCCTATGGTGAGAAAGAGTGGTATTTTTTTTCACCTAGAGATAGAAAATATCCGAATGGGTCTAGACCGAATCGGGCTGCAGGAACTGGTTACTGGAAGGCAACCGGAGCCGATAAGCCTATTGGACAACCCAAACCAGTTGGGATTAAGAAAGCTTTGGTCTTTTACTCTGGAAAGGCTCCCAAAGGAGATAAGACCAATTGGATTATGCACGAATATCGTCTTGCAGACGTAGATCGGTCTGTTCGCAAAAAGAATAGTCTCAGG CTGGATGACTGGGTGCTGTGTCGCATCTACAATAAGAAAGGATCAATCGAGAAGCAACAACCGAGCAGCGGCGTCAGTACCGTCGTGAACCAGAGGGCCGAATCTTCGGAAGTCGAAGACAAGAAGCCCGATATAGTTCCACGTGGCGGCGGCGGGGGAGTACTTCCACCGCATCCTCCTACTGCTCAGGCTTCGGCAGGCGGCGTGACGACAGATTATATGTACTTCGACAACTCCGATTCAGTTCCGAAGCTTCACACGGACTCGAGTTGCTCGGAGCAGGTGGTGTCGCCGGAGTTTGCGAGCGAGGTTCAGAGCGAGCCAAAGTGGAACGAGTGGGATAAAAACCTCGAAAGTGCGTATAATTACCTCGATGCCACACTCACGAACGGTTTTGGGTTCCCGTTCCAGGGTAACAATCAGATGTCGCCGCTTCAGGATATGTTCATGAACCTTCCGAAACCGTTCTGA
- the LOC130945416 gene encoding uncharacterized protein LOC130945416 — MKNLRNPWWEMLIVKLMGRRISLSTLTRRLEAMWSRQGSIEKPDFNSEKAEIDKIAAWVRLLGLAIEYYEEQMLRRIGNIIGRTLRVNTYTVEKCRGKFARLCVELDLNELLVAQYAINEVRYLVEYEGIHNICFACRMVRHKKQRCPKKIQNKPLGSTEQQHARMNQEGERMENQQSREEDRGKKGKGKEVQEEQREAFGLWIIVQKTTRGRKTVKEGAGTVSGVDEETSENGKKVVSGMKFAILNDEEATNAMMVQWDHRSKIWKEFL, encoded by the exons ATGAAGAACCTCCGCAACCCGTGGTGGGAGATGCTCATCGTGAAACTGATGGGTCGTCGAATATCCTTGTCAACTCTGACTAGAAGACTGGAGGCAATGTGGAGCAGACAAGGTAGCATAGAA AAGCCCGACTTTAATTCGGAGAAGGCGGAGATAGATAAGATTGCAGCGTGGGTGAGACTTCTCGGTTTAGCAATCGAGTATTATGAGGAACAGATGCTTAGACGAATCGGGAACATCATCGGCAGAACTCTTAGAGTAAACACCTACACGGTAGAGAAATGCAGAGGCAAATTTGCGCGACTTTGTGTCGAGTTGGACCTCAATGAACTACTTGTAGCTCAATATGCCATCAATGAAGTCCGTTACTTAGTGGAGTACGAAGGAATTCATAACATATGCTTTGCATGCAGGATGGTCAGACATAAGAAGCAAAGATGcccaaaaaaaattcaaaataagcCTCTTGGAAGCACTGAACAGCAACATGCAAGGATGAATCAAGAAGGTGAAAGGATGGAAAACCAACAAAGCAGGGAAGAAGACAGGGGTAAGAAgggaaagggcaaagaagtccagGAGGAACAAAGAGAAGCCTTTGGACTATGGATAATTGTCCAAAAAACTACACGCGGCAGGAAAACGGTAAAAGAAGGTGCAGGTACAGTTAGTGGAGTGGATGAAGAGACAAGCGAAAATGGGAAGAAAGTGGTTAGTGGTATGAAGTTCGCTATTCTGAATGATGAGGAGGCTACGAATGCCATGATGGTGCAATGGGACCACAGGAGCAAaatatggaaagaatttctaTAG
- the LOC130945074 gene encoding replication factor C subunit 3: MAETISPMEIDGNETLFPSSTDKGKRVFVAGNNSGNGKATPWVEKYRPQSLDDVAAHRDIISTIDRLTTENRLPHLLLYGPPGTGKTSTILAVARKLYGAQYHKMILELNASDDRGIDVVRQQIQDFASTQSLSFGAKASVKLVLLDEADAMTKDAQFALRRVIEKYTKSTRFALICNHVNKIIPALQSRCTRFRFAPLDEVHVTDRLKHVIKAEGLDVEDSGLAALVRLSNGDMRKALNILQSTHMASQQITEEAVYLCTGNPLPKDIEQISYWLLNEQFSESFKRIHEIKTRKGLALVDIVREVTMFVFKIKMPPDVRVQLINDLADIEYRLSFGCNDKLQLGSVIATFTRARSALVAAAK, translated from the exons ATGGCGGAGACTATCTCTCCCATGGAAATCGACGGCAACGAAACCCTTTTCCCTTCAAGTACCGACAAGGGTAAGAGGGTCTTCGTCGCCGGGAACAACTCCGGTAACGGCAAGGCCACTCCGTGGGTCGAGAAGTACCGTCCTCAGTCCCTTGACGACGTCGCTGCTCACCGTGACATCATCAGTACCA TTGATAGGCTGACTACTGAGAACAGATTGCCACATCTTCTACTATATGGTCCACCTGGCACGGGCAAAACTTCGACTATTCTTGCCGTGGCACGCAAACTCTATGGTGCGCAATACCACAAAATGATTTTGGAGCTCAATGCCTCTGATGACAGAGGAATTGATGTTGTACGCCAGCAGATTCAAGATTTTGCTAGCACCCAGAGCTTATCATTTGG TGCAAAGGCCTCAGTGAAATTGGTCTTGCTAGATGAAGCAGATGCCATGACAAAGGATGCCCAATTTGCATTACGTAGAG TGATTGAGAAATATACAAAAAGTACAAGGTTTGCACTTATCTGCAATCATGTAAATAAGATTATCCCTGCACTACAATCAAGGTGTACTCGATTTCGGTTTGCCCCTCTTGATGAAGTCCATGTCACTGATAGACTGAAGCATGTTATTAAAGCTGAAGG GCTTGATGTTGAAGACAGTGGCTTAGCTGCGCTTGTTCGGCTTAGCAATGGTGATATGAGAAAGGCTTTGAATATTCTTCAG TCAACGCATATGGCTTCTCAGCAGATAACAGAAGAAGCTGTATACCTGTGCACTGGAAATCCATTGCCCAAAGATATTGAGCAAATATCTTATTGGCTGCTAAATGAACAATTTTCAGAGAGTTTTAAAA GAATACATGAAATCAAGACAAGGAAAGGATTGGCCCTGGTAGATATTGTGAGAGAAGTGACAAT GTTTGTCTTTAAGATTAAGATGCCTCCAGATGTCCGAGTACAGCTGATTAATGATTTGGCAGACATAGA GTACAGATTAAGTTTTGGGTGCAATGACAAGCTTCAGCTTGGTTCAGTTATCGCTACGTTTACTCGAGCCAGATCTGCACTGGTTGCTGCTGCTAAATAG